The Haloplanus natans DSM 17983 DNA segment CGTACGACAACCGCCCGCTCACTTTCGAGGAGTTCGAGGCGAAGACCGACCGGACCCTGTACGTCTCCGCGACGCCCGGCGACTACGAGCAGGACCGCTCGGATCAGGTGGTCGAACAGATCGTCCGCCCCACGTATCTGGTCGATCCCGCCGTCGAGGTGGCCGACGCCACGGGGCAGGTAGAGGACCTGATGGAGCGGATCGACGATCGCATTCGACGGGACGAGCGCGTCCTCGTCACGACACTCACCAAGCGCATGGCCGAGGACCTGACGGAGTATCTCTCGGAGGCGGGCGTCGCGGTGGAGTATATGCACGACGAGACGGACACGCTGGAGCGCCACGAGTTGATCAGGGGCCTGCGTCTGGGCGAGTTCGACGTGCTCGTCGGGATCAACCTCCTCCGGGAGGGACTGGACATCCCCGAGGTGTCGCTGGTCGCTATCCTCGATGCGGATCAGGAGGGATTTCTCCGCTCCGAGACGACGCTCGTCCAGACGATGGGGCGTGCGGCACGCAACGTCAACGGCGAGGTGGTGCTCTACGCCGACGAGGTGACCGACTCGATGCAGTCGGCCATCGACGAGACGCGGCGTCGCCGGGAGATCCAGCGGTCGTTCAACGAGGAACACGGCCACGAACCGACGACCATCGAGAAGGCGGTCGGCGAGGCGAACCTGCCGGGGAGCGAGACGGACACCTCGAGTGTCACGGGCGACACACCGGAGAGCGAGGACGAAGCCCGTGCCCGCATCGAGACGTTAGAGGAGCGGATGGCCGCCGCCGCCGACAATCTGGAGTTCGAACTCGCGGCGGATATCCGCGACCGCATCCGCGAACTCCGGGCGGACTGGGAGTTCGACGACGCCGACGACGGCGTCGCGCCCGAACTCGACTCCGAGTTCTGAGCGGTCGCCCGACTCGCTCCGTCGGTGGTAACCATCACCAACGTTTATGCCACGCCGGCACAGTTTTACTAGGTGACACAGATGAGCCACGAAACTGATCCCTCTCGCCTCCCCGGGGACGAGCGACCGACCCCGGACGGTCCGACCTCGCACAGTTCCCTCGGCCGCCTCGCCGTCTACCTCGCGGAGTGGCCGCGGGAGTATATCGACATGCGGGTTGACGCGCTCGACCCGAAACGCTGAGCCTTTTCCCCACCTACCCGAGTCCCGCCGCCATCAGGAACAGCGCCGCGGCGATGATCCCGAACAGCATCGCGACGAACCGCTTGATCGTCCGCGTGCTGAGCGCGTTGGAGACGTAGGGAGCGATCTGGCCCCCGGTGACCGTCGCGGGGACGGTGAACACGACCATATTCCACGGCGTCGAGGCGAGCGAGAGGGAGTGTCCGCCGACGAGGCCGCCGCCGAAGACGTGGACGAGCGAGGCGAGAACCGCCGTCAGTGCGACGACGATGTGGTTCGTGCCGATGGCGACGCGGACCGGTACTTTGGTCCCGAGCATCGAGATGATGCCGAGTTCGCCGATGCCGAAGCCGGCGAGCCCCTGGAAGGTGCCGCCGATGCCGTAGTTCGCCGCGCGGCGCAGGTAGCCGCCACGGGTGTAGACGTAGTCGTCGCCGTCGCGGTCGACGCGCGTCACCGTCCCGTCGTCGGCCGTCTCGACGCCCGCCGGACCCAGCTTGTTGCTGTCATCGGGGAGGTCGGCTGTCCCCGAGTTGCCGCCCGGCGTCCCGCCGTCGGCCGCGGCGTCGGCGTCTTCGCTTTCGCCGTGGTCCAGGTTCGTCTTGAACAGGAGGGACGCGGCCGCGAGCAGCGCGAGTCCCAGCAAGGCGTGAAAGAGCGGTTCGGGAATGACGAACGAGAGCAGGGCACCGCCGACGACGAACGGAATCGACCCGCCGACGAGCGTGAGCGCCAGTCGGCGGTCGACCAGGCCGTACTGGATGAAGGCGACGGAGGAACTGGAGAGGCCGAACGCCTCGCTGATGAGGCCCACCTTGACCAGCGTCTCCGGCTCGAGCGGCTGGGCGAACAACGGGAAGACGAAGATGAGGAAGGGGACGAAGAGCGCGGAGCCGCTGATCCCGACGGTGTTTACGATGGTCGCGCCGAGGAGGAAGACGGGGAAGAGCCACCAGAACTCGAGCCAGTAGTCGAGGCCCGGATCGCTCGCCGTCGTCGGCGCCGTAAAGAAAACTCCGACGACGAACGCCATCGGCGCCGTGAACACGAAGAAATGCTGATACTTCAGGAACCACTTCTGGACGCGGCTGTATGACGAGGCACTCATTGGTTCGTCGTGGTCAGGCGTGGCCGGCCACGGCCGTTCGCATCCCGACGTGCGACGACACGGACCCGGAAGGATAGTTCGTACTGGTGTGCAACACGCCGTCGGCCGCGTCACGACTCATTGTCGGCCTACCTGTAGCGTATTCCGTCTCAAAAGCCTTGAGGTTCGACGGCAGCGTGGGGGTCTACACCACGCCCTGCGACCGATGTCCCGCCACCACGCTTTTGAGCGGTCCCTTCCCACCAGTACCTATGTCACGCGCCGCCATCGACGTCGAGGACCTGCTGAAACTCGTCCTCGTGCTGGTTCTCGTCTGGCTCGTGCTCGAAATCGTCGGCGAGGTGTTCGACCTCTTTTTCGGCCTGTTCAGCTTCGTTCCCCAACTTCTCGGCCTCGTCATCGTCGTTTTGATCGTCCTCTGGTTGCTCGACCGGATCTGACGCTCGTAACGCTCTTCTCTCGCGCCCGCGCACCTCGACCCGTGTACAGTCTGAACGTCCCCGTGCCGCCCGCGGTGGAGCGTCTCGCGGCCGACCTCCACCCCCAACTTCTCGCGTTCGACCGGGTTCGCGAGCGACACACTCTCGTCTGCAAGCGGTTCGAGGCGAACGAGGGCGAGTACGACCGCCTGCGCGAACGCCTCCGGGTCGCGCTCTCGCCGGCACCATCGTTCGGGGCGCGGGTGACGGGCATCGACGCCTTCGAGACGCCCACACATGGCCCCGGTCCGGTCGTCTACCTCGTCGTCGAGAGCCCCGGCCTCCACGACCTGCACCGGCGACTCGTCGGGGCGTTCGGCGCCGTCGACGACGACTTGGAGGGCGCGGGCTACGTCCCACACGTCACGTTGGCGCGCGGTGGTGCCGACGCGGCGACGGTCGACCGGCTCCGAACCCTCGATATCGATCCGGTCACGTGGACCGTCTCCGAACTCCACCTCTGGAGTCGCGCCCGCCGCGAGGCGCTCTGGCGGGTGTCGCTGCCGCGACCCTAACGCCGTTCGACGCACATTGGCATCCCGTTCGCCGGATGCATCGTCAGCGACCCCTGCAGGCTCAGGTCGCCGTCCCCGCGGTAGTCGAGGCGGAACTCCCGGCCGACGGTGGCGAGAATGATCTTCGCCTCCAGCAGCGAGAACTGCTTGCCGATGCAGTGGCGCGGGCCGCCGCCGAACGGAAA contains these protein-coding regions:
- a CDS encoding sulfite exporter TauE/SafE family protein, with translation MSASSYSRVQKWFLKYQHFFVFTAPMAFVVGVFFTAPTTASDPGLDYWLEFWWLFPVFLLGATIVNTVGISGSALFVPFLIFVFPLFAQPLEPETLVKVGLISEAFGLSSSSVAFIQYGLVDRRLALTLVGGSIPFVVGGALLSFVIPEPLFHALLGLALLAAASLLFKTNLDHGESEDADAAADGGTPGGNSGTADLPDDSNKLGPAGVETADDGTVTRVDRDGDDYVYTRGGYLRRAANYGIGGTFQGLAGFGIGELGIISMLGTKVPVRVAIGTNHIVVALTAVLASLVHVFGGGLVGGHSLSLASTPWNMVVFTVPATVTGGQIAPYVSNALSTRTIKRFVAMLFGIIAAALFLMAAGLG
- a CDS encoding DUF7554 family protein; translation: MSRAAIDVEDLLKLVLVLVLVWLVLEIVGEVFDLFFGLFSFVPQLLGLVIVVLIVLWLLDRI
- a CDS encoding 2'-5' RNA ligase family protein codes for the protein MYSLNVPVPPAVERLAADLHPQLLAFDRVRERHTLVCKRFEANEGEYDRLRERLRVALSPAPSFGARVTGIDAFETPTHGPGPVVYLVVESPGLHDLHRRLVGAFGAVDDDLEGAGYVPHVTLARGGADAATVDRLRTLDIDPVTWTVSELHLWSRARREALWRVSLPRP